In Fimbriiglobus ruber, a genomic segment contains:
- a CDS encoding basic secretory protein-like protein has protein sequence MQRLIFSLFATAAFGLSPVAAVETAPMPSPAPIGAMVETSLATAGRQIRQFAFDGDPASYFGSEKNPGKDDHFTLVFDAPVDVRSVTVSTGRAGGMDALDAGTLEVSADGKSFESAAKFADGKAKTDFKGRKVRAVRVRPTEDLAHPLAIDEIIIESTPRVAAFRYPIEFVLDVADAPEMKTWAEKTARICERQYPMICEELKSDGFKPLTVIRMALKSDYNGVAEAGGGRIRGSVKFFKAHPEDIGAMVHETVHCVQFYRSRGNPGWLVEGVADYIRFFKYEPGKIGRLTPERAKYDGSYRVSAAFLGFVTEKYDKETVRKLNAVMREGKYKETVWKDITGKSLVELGQEWRASLAK, from the coding sequence ATGCAACGGTTGATCTTCTCTCTCTTTGCGACGGCCGCGTTCGGCCTGTCTCCGGTAGCGGCCGTCGAGACGGCCCCGATGCCGTCGCCGGCTCCGATCGGCGCGATGGTCGAAACGAGCCTCGCCACGGCCGGCCGGCAGATCCGCCAGTTCGCCTTCGATGGCGACCCGGCCTCTTACTTCGGCTCGGAAAAGAACCCGGGTAAGGATGACCACTTTACCCTCGTGTTCGACGCCCCCGTCGACGTGCGCTCCGTCACAGTCAGCACCGGCCGGGCCGGCGGCATGGATGCGTTAGACGCCGGGACGCTCGAAGTGTCGGCGGACGGCAAGTCGTTTGAATCGGCCGCCAAGTTCGCGGACGGGAAGGCGAAGACGGACTTCAAGGGGCGAAAGGTCCGCGCGGTCCGCGTCCGCCCGACCGAGGATCTGGCACACCCACTCGCGATCGACGAAATCATCATCGAGTCGACCCCGCGCGTCGCCGCGTTTCGCTACCCCATCGAGTTCGTTCTGGACGTGGCCGACGCGCCGGAAATGAAAACGTGGGCCGAGAAAACCGCCCGGATCTGCGAGCGCCAGTACCCGATGATCTGCGAGGAGTTGAAGAGCGACGGGTTCAAGCCGCTGACGGTGATCCGGATGGCCCTCAAGAGTGATTACAACGGCGTGGCCGAGGCGGGCGGCGGGCGGATTCGCGGGTCGGTCAAGTTCTTTAAAGCCCACCCGGAGGACATCGGGGCGATGGTCCACGAGACCGTCCACTGCGTCCAATTCTACCGCTCCCGCGGCAACCCGGGCTGGCTGGTCGAAGGCGTGGCCGACTACATCCGGTTCTTCAAGTACGAGCCCGGCAAGATCGGCAGACTCACGCCGGAGCGGGCCAAGTACGACGGCAGTTACCGCGTCTCCGCGGCCTTCCTGGGGTTCGTGACCGAGAAGTACGACAAGGAGACCGTGCGCAAGTTGAACGCCGTTATGCGCGAGGGGAAATACAAGGAAACCGTCTGGAAAGACATCACCGGGAAATCGCTCGTGGAACTGGGCCAGGAGTGGCGGGCGTCACTCGCCAAGTAA